The genomic region CACCATCCAGAACTGTCAAGGCGATCGGCGTGAGCGCTCTGCCCTTGCACGGACCTTCGACGCACCGGCCAGTGCCAAGTTCGAAGGTCGATCCGTGTTTACCGCACATCAGCCGGACGCCGTATGGATCGAGGAACTCGTTCCGCTCCCAGTCCAAATTAACGCCGTTGTGCGGGCATCTATTGAGATAACCGAGCACCGTCTTGCCCCAGCGCACCACAACGATAGACCACGGCCGCTGATTGCCGTCGTGATCGACGATCATAAGACGGAATCCCATGGCCCGGCGGCTTGGAATGTCGCTAAGACCGCAAATCGCGTAAATGGCGTCTGACTGCATTCATTGCTCGTCGAATACGACGACACGCTTCATATCACCTGTGTCAACAATGCGACAACCGTAGGAGCTCGCCAGATTGGCTCCGCATTGTAGCACTCGAGACGTAAAAGCTCGCCTGTACAACAACTCACTCGCGTTGGTGCATGATGAGACGAATCCCGCGCAAGCATTGATCTTCTAGCCTTTCGAAGGTTCCGCTTTCGTCCACAGTCAGGCGAGTCGCATCGCACTGCGGAATGGTGTGGCTGTCTACGGTATGTGACGAAGCACACCGTCTCTTTGTATTCTCGATCTTCGCATGTGCATAGATGTGCTTGCGTTTGCGGGCCTGCGCAGCTTGACTGATGAGAATGATGCATTTCAACCAAGACTGGCGAAAATGCAGGGACTGCTGAATGCTCCGCAGACGCCGCATTGACCGCCAGCTAACAACGCCGCACGCGTCGTTGCTGCAGTCGATCTAATAGCTCGCAGCGAGGCACGCCTTAAAGTCGGCGTGCCCGCTGTTGGCGGTAACCGCGGTCACCGCCAAAATCATCCTTGGGCGCACACCGGGAGCGTGCGCCTCATCAGGCCATAGCCTTCGCTGGCGCGCGCAATCCACGAAACGCCAGCCATTTCCTGCCGGCTCCCGCGACTTACAGCTGCTCTACTCTGTGTGCATCCCCGCAAGGGCGCGCTCCAAGTAGTAGTATGCTGTCGATTCATCTTCGTCAGAAGAGTCACACTGGCGAGGCGCTTGGGTAGCGCTATCACCATCCCCTGCCTTGGCGAGGTACTTTGTAGGCCTGCCTACTCGCTGCCACTCGTCGTTCTCATTCTTGGTCCACACTTCCGGATGCTGGTGAGGATCAAGCACCCAGTGGTTTCGCCCCACGTGAACAAAACCCATTTCCACCAGGCGGGGTTCCATCCCGCCTAAGGCTGGTTTTGACAAGATCAGCGGCTCAGCGCCGTTGCGCGCATCAATTCTCAGTTGATGTTCCAGCAGAATATCGCCCGCATTCTCGACCAGGGGATGTGTCACCCGAAGGTCTACCACAGACGTCAGATCGTTGCGGCCAAACTGGTTCCGGAAGGCGTCTCCTTTGATCCGAACCGGACCTCCCACTCTTAAGAGGCCGACCGTTTCGTCACCCAATTTATAGCTGAAAAATTTCGCTGGCCTGGACAGATCATCGTAGGTGTGGAGATAGCTTCCAGCGACCGTTGCTGCGCGCTCAGCTTTCTTGGATACGAAATCCGAGTACTCTTCCCGGCTACTTGCGATGCTCTGGATATCAGAACCCAGAAATCTCCACAGTCCGTCATTGAAGGAAGAGCGATCGATCTCGGAAATGGGCGGATTGGATTCCAGAGAGTATCGCGCCGGCGACGCCCCACTTGAACCGACGCCTGCAACCATTTCCGCAAAATGCGAGCTGTCCCCCGCCTCTCCCGCTTCATCAGCTTGGCTGGCGCCTGTGGACGGGCTCGATGAGCCAACGATTCTGCCATACATCAGATCGCTCTCCTATCGGCAAATTTGCACGCTGTTGAGCTCGTGCCGCGCAAGCTCTGCCGACTAGAATACACAGCCTAGCTTACCGCAAGCTGACCCAGATAGCGCAAAGCCTCTGTCCGCCTCGCACGCTACGACCAGGCGCTCCGCGCGCATTCGCGCCGCACGCGCTACTCATCGAATTGCATTCGGTGAGTGCACATTACGTCACATTGACGATGGTCCATCCCTCAAGGACTGGCCACTCATCGCCACACGCACGATCGCCTTTCATTAGAGCACTTGCAGGCTGGGGGTTTGATCAGATACTTGAACAAATGCACACGTCTATCGAGGACCGGCCCGCCCTTACGCTCTCGTTTTCCAGTTCTGTGCGTTTTAGTCGTGTGCTGCCGATATCGACCATTTCGTGACGCGCTGTTGCGCTGTCCCCGCCGTTCGGTGCAGCGGCATCGTCGGGCCGCGGCAGGTCGTCTAGACCATCGAGACTATCAGCGCAGGCCGGCCTGATCTTCACGCCCGTGTTGCACGCGACCAGCAATGGCTCTCGCCCGCTACATGCCGCACGCCTGCCGTAGGGACAGACCCGGCCTTCGGCTTACGCAGCTTCGGTTGCGGCTGATCCGTGGGTCTGACAACTGGCCGGGCAAACTCTGGCGCAGGCTCCGCAGCCGATGCAGGCGCCCTGATCATTCAAAACCATGATCTTCTTTTCAATTTCATCGTCATCGTCATTGTCGAGGTCGACAAGTTCGCCACTTTCGTTGATCCCCCTCAACGTCATGACATCTCGACCGCACACCTTGAAACACCGGCCACAGCCGATGCACTTGTTGGCATCTATCGAAATCAAGTAGTCCGGCGTCCAGTCGCGGCCAT from Bradyrhizobium elkanii USDA 76 harbors:
- the fdxB gene encoding ferredoxin III, nif-specific → MSFATRDGRDWTPDYLISIDANKCIGCGRCFKVCGRDVMTLRGINESGELVDLDNDDDDEIEKKIMVLNDQGACIGCGACARVCPASCQTHGSAATEAA
- a CDS encoding Rieske (2Fe-2S) protein; the protein is MQSDAIYAICGLSDIPSRRAMGFRLMIVDHDGNQRPWSIVVVRWGKTVLGYLNRCPHNGVNLDWERNEFLDPYGVRLMCGKHGSTFELGTGRCVEGPCKGRALTPIALTVLDGDICVVGVRLVEDDTPFDE